The proteins below come from a single Ictidomys tridecemlineatus isolate mIctTri1 chromosome 8, mIctTri1.hap1, whole genome shotgun sequence genomic window:
- the LOC110597766 gene encoding UL-16 binding protein 5 isoform X4 has protein sequence MLPSGGRSTTESRRPADLGRRRGGVPGTLGPRAPRASPSCDPILTAPTMTQHAQSLLLRLIIVCQAGPSLTAGLAPPLQGTHFLCYYFTINSKAAPGQQWCTVHAQVDQKNFFSSDCGLDKVKSLSALGGKVNATINWEEQKTLLRDIGNTLKQKLADIKAENDMARGPSTTTPDTVLEKSSASTFNHWNSVPLITRILIIGCIIIFF, from the exons ATGCTTCCAAGTGGTGGCCGGAGCACGACGGAGTCCAGACGTCCCGCCGacctggggaggaggagaggcgGGGTGCCCGGAACCCTGGGACCCAGAGCCCCGCGAGCGAGTCCCAG CTGTGATCCCATCCTCACTGCACCCACCATGACTCAGCATGCACAGTCCCTTCTCCTGCGTCTGATCATCGTCTGCCAGGCAGGCCCTTCCCTCACAGCAGGCCTGGCACCGCCATTGCAAG GCACTCACTTTCTTTGCTATTACTTCACCATCAATTCTAAGGCAGCACCTGGACAGCAATGGTGTACAGTCCACGCCCAGGTGGACCAGAagaattttttctcctctgaCTGTGGCCTGGACAAGGTCAAATCCTTGAGTGCCCTGGGAGGGAAAGTGAATGCCACAATCAACTGGGAAGAACAGAAAACCTTACTGAGAGATATTGGGAATACGCTAAAACAGAAACTGGCTGACATTAAAGCAGAAAATGACATGGCCAGAG GACCTTCAACCACCACCCCAGACACAGTCCTTGAGAAGTCCTCAGCCAGCACCTTTAATCACTGGAATTCAGTACCTTTAATCACTAGAATCCTCATCATAGGatgcatcataatttttttctga
- the LOC110597766 gene encoding UL16-binding protein 1 isoform X1, which yields MLPSGGRSTTESRRPADLGRRRGGVPGTLGPRAPRASPSCDPILTAPTMTQHAQSLLLRLIIVCQAGPSLTAGLAPPLQGTHFLCYYFTINSKAAPGQQWCTVHAQVDQKNFFSSDCGLDKVKSLSALGGKVNATINWEEQKTLLRDIGNTLKQKLADIKAENDMARGAGLNTLQGRMCCQHKSNSSWQFGFNGQMWLLFDSDNRKWREIHPESNWMKEMWENDKEVTELLHRSSIGDCRTWLQKLKECEAELEPTGPSTTTPDTVLEKSSASTFNHWNSVPLITRILIIGCIIIFF from the exons ATGCTTCCAAGTGGTGGCCGGAGCACGACGGAGTCCAGACGTCCCGCCGacctggggaggaggagaggcgGGGTGCCCGGAACCCTGGGACCCAGAGCCCCGCGAGCGAGTCCCAG CTGTGATCCCATCCTCACTGCACCCACCATGACTCAGCATGCACAGTCCCTTCTCCTGCGTCTGATCATCGTCTGCCAGGCAGGCCCTTCCCTCACAGCAGGCCTGGCACCGCCATTGCAAG GCACTCACTTTCTTTGCTATTACTTCACCATCAATTCTAAGGCAGCACCTGGACAGCAATGGTGTACAGTCCACGCCCAGGTGGACCAGAagaattttttctcctctgaCTGTGGCCTGGACAAGGTCAAATCCTTGAGTGCCCTGGGAGGGAAAGTGAATGCCACAATCAACTGGGAAGAACAGAAAACCTTACTGAGAGATATTGGGAATACGCTAAAACAGAAACTGGCTGACATTAAAGCAGAAAATGACATGGCCAGAG GGGCAGGTCTGAACACCCTGCAGGGCAGGATGTGTTGTCAGCATAAATCCAACAGCTCTTGGCAGTTTGGCTTCAATGGACAGATGTGGCTCCTTTTTGACTCAGACAACAGAAAGTGGAGAGAGATACATCCTGAGTCCAACTGGATGAAAGAAATGTGGGAAAATGACAAGGAGGTGACCGAGTTGTTACACAGGTCCTCGATAGGTGACTGTAGAACCTGGCTTCAGAAGTTGAAGGAATGTGAGGCAGAGTTGGAGCCAACAG GACCTTCAACCACCACCCCAGACACAGTCCTTGAGAAGTCCTCAGCCAGCACCTTTAATCACTGGAATTCAGTACCTTTAATCACTAGAATCCTCATCATAGGatgcatcataatttttttctga
- the LOC110597766 gene encoding UL16-binding protein 1 isoform X3, translating to MTQHAQSLLLRLIIVCQAGPSLTAGLAPPLQGTHFLCYYFTINSKAAPGQQWCTVHAQVDQKNFFSSDCGLDKVKSLSALGGKVNATINWEEQKTLLRDIGNTLKQKLADIKAENDMARGAGLNTLQGRMCCQHKSNSSWQFGFNGQMWLLFDSDNRKWREIHPESNWMKEMWENDKEVTELLHRSSIGDCRTWLQKLKECEAELEPTGPSTTTPDTVLEKSSASTFNHWNSVPLITRILIIGCIIIFF from the exons ATGACTCAGCATGCACAGTCCCTTCTCCTGCGTCTGATCATCGTCTGCCAGGCAGGCCCTTCCCTCACAGCAGGCCTGGCACCGCCATTGCAAG GCACTCACTTTCTTTGCTATTACTTCACCATCAATTCTAAGGCAGCACCTGGACAGCAATGGTGTACAGTCCACGCCCAGGTGGACCAGAagaattttttctcctctgaCTGTGGCCTGGACAAGGTCAAATCCTTGAGTGCCCTGGGAGGGAAAGTGAATGCCACAATCAACTGGGAAGAACAGAAAACCTTACTGAGAGATATTGGGAATACGCTAAAACAGAAACTGGCTGACATTAAAGCAGAAAATGACATGGCCAGAG GGGCAGGTCTGAACACCCTGCAGGGCAGGATGTGTTGTCAGCATAAATCCAACAGCTCTTGGCAGTTTGGCTTCAATGGACAGATGTGGCTCCTTTTTGACTCAGACAACAGAAAGTGGAGAGAGATACATCCTGAGTCCAACTGGATGAAAGAAATGTGGGAAAATGACAAGGAGGTGACCGAGTTGTTACACAGGTCCTCGATAGGTGACTGTAGAACCTGGCTTCAGAAGTTGAAGGAATGTGAGGCAGAGTTGGAGCCAACAG GACCTTCAACCACCACCCCAGACACAGTCCTTGAGAAGTCCTCAGCCAGCACCTTTAATCACTGGAATTCAGTACCTTTAATCACTAGAATCCTCATCATAGGatgcatcataatttttttctga